Proteins encoded by one window of Lutibacter sp. A64:
- a CDS encoding sensor histidine kinase yields the protein MEKQNYKYVVYFIGITILVTIAAQVYWNYKEYQANKQNLISKVQLSLDNSVETYFANITKSGIITYASTDTLNSENKIDTIVVKTNSRYGFRKKIDSTLQNLIKKDSSKPLLLKNHNYGQYPFFTSDKNFPKNIDSLISKVFISISRDTLDLEKLDSYLNEEFKRNNIDVTYGLKYKYLKKNYSKDSILPKTIDFNLDKFPNKHLTATSKSTFLPHRSTLKLFFTNETRLLLQKSYISILLSLLLSLSVIASLVYLLKTIYKQKQLAEVKNDLINNITHEFKTPIATISTALEAMKNFNALDDKVKSEKYIGIANSQVQKLHTMVEKILETASINNENLVLTKEAINITELVKNVIEKYKLISTDKQITFNTNCEHTILNLDPFHFENAIGNIIDNAIKYGGDKISVNLSSKASKIIILIEDNGKGIHKTQKEKVFEQFYRIPTGNTHNVKGFGIGLYYTKNIIEKHGGSIDIIYDKKNNTLFKIELLNV from the coding sequence ATGGAAAAGCAAAATTACAAATATGTAGTTTATTTTATTGGTATTACCATCTTGGTTACAATTGCCGCACAAGTTTATTGGAACTATAAAGAATACCAAGCAAACAAACAAAATTTAATTAGCAAGGTACAACTGAGTTTAGACAACTCTGTAGAAACTTATTTTGCAAATATTACAAAATCTGGAATTATAACTTACGCTTCTACAGACACTTTAAACTCTGAAAACAAAATTGATACTATTGTTGTAAAAACAAATTCGCGCTACGGATTTAGAAAAAAAATTGATAGCACCTTACAAAACTTAATTAAAAAGGATAGTAGTAAACCTTTATTATTAAAAAATCATAATTATGGGCAATATCCTTTTTTTACTAGTGACAAAAACTTCCCGAAAAATATAGATAGTTTAATTTCAAAAGTTTTTATTTCTATATCTAGAGACACCTTAGATCTAGAAAAGTTAGACAGTTACTTAAATGAAGAATTTAAAAGAAATAATATTGATGTTACGTATGGCTTAAAATATAAATACCTCAAGAAAAATTATTCAAAAGATAGTATTCTGCCAAAAACTATTGATTTTAACTTAGATAAATTTCCAAATAAACATTTAACAGCGACTTCAAAATCTACTTTTCTACCACACAGAAGCACTTTAAAATTATTTTTCACCAACGAAACACGACTGCTTTTACAAAAATCATACATTAGCATATTACTCTCACTTTTACTATCTTTAAGCGTTATTGCAAGTTTAGTATATTTACTAAAAACAATATACAAACAAAAGCAACTAGCAGAAGTAAAAAACGATTTAATAAACAATATAACACACGAGTTTAAAACACCCATTGCAACTATTTCAACAGCCTTAGAAGCAATGAAAAACTTTAACGCATTGGATGATAAAGTGAAATCTGAAAAATACATTGGCATTGCCAATTCTCAGGTTCAAAAACTCCATACTATGGTTGAAAAAATATTAGAAACCGCATCCATAAATAACGAAAACCTTGTTTTAACCAAGGAAGCTATCAACATTACCGAACTGGTTAAAAATGTAATTGAAAAATACAAATTAATTAGTACCGATAAGCAAATTACTTTTAATACCAATTGCGAACATACCATTTTAAATCTTGATCCATTTCATTTTGAAAATGCCATTGGAAATATTATTGATAATGCTATAAAATATGGTGGAGATAAAATCTCGGTAAATTTATCTTCTAAAGCATCTAAAATTATTATTTTAATTGAAGACAATGGAAAAGGAATTCATAAAACACAAAAAGAAAAAGTTTTTGAACAATTTTATAGAATTCCAACGGGTAACACCCACAATGTAAAAGGCTTTGGAATTGGACTGTATTACACCAAAAATATTATTGAAAAACACGGTGGAAGTATTGATATTATTTACGATAAAAAAAATAACACCTTATTTAAAATTGAACTTTTAAATGTCTAA
- a CDS encoding deoxynucleoside kinase, protein MHVAIAGNIGAGKTTLTKLLAKHYNWEPHFESVEENPYLDDFYGEMERWSFNLQVYFLNSRFRQILEIRESGKNIIQDRTIYEDARIFAPNLHAMGLMPNRDYKNYDSLFELMERLVTPPDLLIYLRASIQTLVGQIHKRGRDYENSISIDYLSRLNERYEAWITKYTKGKLLIIDVDNLDFVSNPEDLGLIIDKIDAQINGLF, encoded by the coding sequence ATGCACGTAGCCATTGCAGGTAACATAGGAGCTGGTAAAACAACTTTAACCAAGCTTTTAGCAAAACATTACAATTGGGAACCACATTTTGAATCTGTAGAAGAAAACCCTTATTTAGATGATTTTTACGGGGAAATGGAGCGTTGGTCTTTTAATTTACAGGTATATTTTTTAAATAGTAGATTTCGTCAAATATTAGAAATTCGTGAAAGTGGTAAAAACATTATTCAAGATAGAACTATTTATGAAGATGCCCGTATTTTTGCCCCAAATTTACATGCTATGGGTTTAATGCCTAATAGAGATTACAAAAATTACGATTCTCTTTTTGAACTTATGGAACGCTTGGTAACTCCTCCAGATTTATTAATTTATTTAAGAGCTTCTATACAAACATTGGTTGGTCAAATTCATAAAAGAGGTAGAGACTATGAAAATTCTATTAGCATAGACTATTTAAGCAGGTTAAACGAACGTTATGAAGCTTGGATTACTAAATACACCAAAGGAAAATTATTAATTATTGATGTTGATAATTTGGATTTTGTTTCAAATCCAGAAGATTTAGGGTTGATAATTGATAAAATTGATGCTCAAATAAACGGTTTATTTTAA
- the secG gene encoding preprotein translocase subunit SecG — MTYTLFLVLIMVVAFLLILIIMVQNPKGGGLSSSFGGGGTQSLGGVQNTTSFLDKSTWTLSIVLLALILLSNFAAPKTHAVDTTSEIENTIENREVQDAPAALPVETPTTQDTVQ; from the coding sequence ATGACATATACATTATTCCTAGTTCTGATTATGGTAGTAGCATTTTTGCTAATATTAATTATTATGGTTCAAAACCCTAAAGGAGGAGGATTGTCTTCTTCATTTGGAGGAGGAGGTACACAGTCTCTAGGAGGTGTACAAAATACAACCAGTTTTTTAGATAAAAGTACTTGGACACTTTCAATTGTACTTTTAGCACTTATCTTATTATCAAACTTTGCTGCACCAAAAACGCATGCAGTTGATACAACATCTGAAATTGAAAATACTATTGAAAATCGTGAAGTACAAGATGCGCCAGCAGCTTTACCTGTAGAAACACCTACAACACAAGATACTGTTCAATAA
- a CDS encoding TonB-dependent receptor has translation MKKYISLLIFMAAPFFVIAQNIKLEGIIKNEAGEPLEMANVIAFKKGTKFLQSYSITDAKGNYKLALEQDEAYTLKVSYLGFDTQDFEIDTNNTTADFTKDFVLKESSESLNTVEITYEMPVKIVGDTIVYNSDSFTTGTEKKLEDVLEKLPGIDIDDNGEVEVEGKKVQKILVEGKEFFDGDSKLATQNIPASAIDKVQVLKNYNEVAGMRGVTNNEDNVAINIKLKKGKNKFWFGEVNAGVGEDDKYLAKPKLFYYSPDKSINILADFNNIGEAPFTRQDYFRFTGGLRSAMSGSGTSFNVSTGGVGFLTTQNNRAQEITSKFGALNFGLSPNKNLDLNGFAIVNQSETDLLTASNTVYNKLNLTETSENKAYQESKLGLLKFSATYKPTTDVHIDYDIFGKISEQNEFQDVTSTSRDADTYQEEKPASLNQNFNLYYTIDDKNIFSAEMQHLYQKDKPLYNSIATLQPFLVLPTSEAENFFDIVQDKKITTNKFDAKFDYYYLLTPKSNINISLGTTFSHQNLDSHISQNLDDGSVLDFNDAALNNDVVYNFTDMFLGVHYKMVSGIFTFNPGLSLHQYTTKDTQLGSENKENTTKLLPDVYASLQLKSSESLRFNYAMTTQFTDIDNIGEGYFLNNYNSLTRGNRDLESALYHTYSLSYFSFSMFSFTNINASINYTKKDNSIKNNTELIGIDRISYPVNSNLADETMSASFRYGKTYSKLKTNFSARISNSTFNNIVDDELIKSESLSHNYQASIATKFKNAPNFEVGYQKSFSDYTRSNSETDRPFANFEVSFLKNFILTADYSYYSYKNTFENSNNETKNTYSFLNANLYYQQANSKWEFKISASNLTDNTSMNTDSYNEITDSNSTSLYYIQPRLWMFSVKYNL, from the coding sequence ATGAAAAAATACATAAGCTTGCTTATTTTTATGGCAGCTCCATTTTTTGTGATTGCACAAAATATAAAGTTAGAAGGAATCATAAAGAATGAAGCAGGTGAACCCCTAGAAATGGCAAATGTTATTGCTTTTAAAAAAGGTACAAAATTCTTACAATCGTATTCAATAACAGATGCTAAAGGGAATTATAAGCTTGCTTTAGAACAAGATGAAGCGTATACACTTAAGGTGAGTTATCTTGGTTTTGATACTCAAGATTTTGAAATTGATACAAACAATACAACAGCAGATTTTACCAAAGATTTTGTTCTAAAAGAATCTAGTGAATCTTTAAATACCGTTGAAATAACCTATGAAATGCCGGTGAAAATTGTTGGCGATACCATTGTGTATAATTCAGATTCGTTTACAACAGGGACAGAAAAAAAGTTAGAAGATGTGCTTGAAAAATTACCTGGAATTGATATTGATGACAATGGAGAGGTAGAAGTAGAAGGTAAAAAAGTGCAAAAAATATTGGTTGAAGGAAAAGAGTTTTTCGATGGAGATTCTAAACTAGCAACTCAAAATATACCAGCAAGTGCTATTGATAAAGTACAAGTGTTAAAAAATTATAACGAAGTTGCTGGAATGCGCGGTGTAACCAATAATGAAGATAATGTTGCTATCAATATTAAATTAAAAAAAGGTAAAAATAAATTTTGGTTTGGAGAAGTAAATGCCGGAGTAGGAGAAGATGATAAATACCTAGCAAAACCTAAACTGTTTTATTACAGTCCAGATAAGAGTATAAATATTTTAGCCGACTTTAATAATATTGGAGAAGCACCTTTTACCAGACAAGATTATTTTAGATTTACAGGTGGTTTGCGTAGTGCTATGAGCGGAAGCGGAACTAGTTTTAATGTTTCTACTGGAGGTGTCGGTTTTTTAACTACTCAAAATAATAGAGCGCAAGAAATTACATCAAAATTTGGAGCTTTAAACTTTGGCTTGTCTCCAAATAAAAATCTAGATTTAAACGGATTTGCAATTGTAAATCAATCTGAAACCGATTTATTAACTGCGTCAAATACGGTATATAATAAGTTGAATTTAACCGAAACTTCAGAAAACAAAGCGTATCAAGAAAGTAAATTAGGATTGCTAAAATTTAGTGCTACTTATAAACCAACTACAGATGTACATATAGATTATGACATTTTTGGTAAAATTTCTGAGCAAAATGAATTTCAAGATGTAACTTCTACAAGTAGAGATGCAGATACCTATCAAGAAGAAAAACCAGCTTCTTTAAATCAGAATTTTAACTTGTATTATACCATAGATGATAAAAATATTTTTTCTGCAGAAATGCAACATTTATATCAAAAAGACAAACCTTTGTACAATTCAATAGCTACTTTACAACCGTTTTTAGTATTGCCAACTTCAGAAGCTGAAAATTTCTTTGATATAGTTCAAGATAAAAAAATTACAACCAATAAATTTGATGCTAAGTTTGATTATTACTACCTGTTAACTCCAAAAAGTAATATTAATATTTCTTTAGGAACTACATTTAGTCATCAAAATTTAGATTCGCATATTTCTCAAAATTTAGATGATGGTTCTGTATTAGATTTTAACGATGCTGCTTTAAATAATGATGTGGTTTATAATTTTACCGACATGTTTTTAGGAGTGCATTATAAAATGGTTTCTGGAATTTTTACTTTTAATCCAGGGTTAAGCTTACATCAATACACAACAAAAGATACGCAGTTAGGTAGTGAAAATAAAGAAAATACTACCAAATTATTGCCAGATGTGTATGCGAGTTTACAATTGAAGTCTTCTGAAAGTTTGCGTTTTAATTACGCAATGACAACTCAGTTTACAGATATTGATAATATTGGTGAAGGGTATTTTTTAAATAATTACAATTCGCTTACACGCGGTAACAGAGATTTAGAAAGTGCCTTGTACCATACCTATTCATTAAGTTATTTTAGTTTTAGTATGTTTTCTTTTACAAATATTAATGCTTCTATTAACTATACTAAAAAAGATAATAGTATTAAAAATAATACAGAGTTAATTGGAATTGATAGAATTTCATACCCAGTAAATTCAAATTTAGCCGATGAAACAATGTCTGCTTCATTTAGATATGGAAAAACTTATAGTAAACTTAAAACAAATTTTTCTGCAAGAATTTCAAACTCTACGTTTAATAATATTGTAGATGATGAACTAATAAAATCAGAATCGTTATCACATAATTACCAAGCGAGTATTGCAACAAAGTTTAAAAATGCTCCAAATTTTGAAGTTGGATATCAAAAATCATTTTCAGACTATACAAGATCAAATAGTGAAACCGATAGGCCTTTTGCAAATTTTGAAGTAAGTTTCTTAAAAAACTTTATTTTAACTGCAGATTATAGTTATTACAGCTATAAAAATACTTTTGAAAATTCTAACAACGAAACTAAAAATACCTATTCGTTTTTAAATGCAAATTTGTACTACCAACAAGCAAATAGTAAGTGGGAATTTAAAATTTCAGCAAGTAACTTAACAGACAATACATCTATGAATACGGATAGTTATAACGAAATTACAGATAGTAATTCAACTTCGTTGTATTATATTCAACCAAGACTTTGGATGTTTTCTGTAAAATATAACTTATAA
- a CDS encoding GLPGLI family protein has protein sequence MKSILLKSITVIVLLVSTAVFAQDFQGIATYQTKTTLDIDFESSGIPADRIKFIKERMKSQLEKTYTLTFDKTASIYKEEVTLDQSAGGGRGGFRLGAISGGATGDYYKNTQTKSAVKENEFSGKNFLIKDALKDYEWKMEQETKMIGENMCFKATTVIEVPVQPEFRFDRRGGPGQNNNAEEEEEKEEAPKTEEVVVTAWYALNIPVSHGPSDFWGLPGLILEASYGNTVVLCTKIVINPKDKIELKEPTKGKEVTQAEYDEIIAEKMKEMQERFRNERQKGGQPGGRRRG, from the coding sequence ATGAAATCAATTCTTTTAAAAAGTATCACCGTTATAGTATTACTTGTAAGTACAGCAGTTTTTGCTCAAGACTTTCAAGGAATTGCTACCTATCAAACAAAAACAACTTTAGATATAGATTTTGAAAGTAGTGGAATTCCTGCTGATAGAATTAAATTTATTAAAGAAAGAATGAAAAGTCAGCTAGAAAAAACATACACCTTAACATTCGATAAAACAGCTTCAATTTATAAAGAAGAAGTAACTCTAGATCAAAGCGCTGGTGGTGGAAGAGGTGGTTTTCGTCTTGGAGCAATAAGTGGTGGAGCTACAGGAGATTATTATAAAAACACACAAACTAAGTCAGCTGTAAAAGAGAATGAATTTAGTGGTAAAAACTTTTTAATAAAAGATGCCTTAAAAGATTACGAATGGAAGATGGAGCAAGAAACCAAAATGATTGGTGAAAATATGTGTTTTAAAGCTACAACAGTTATTGAGGTTCCTGTACAACCAGAATTTAGATTTGATAGAAGAGGTGGTCCTGGACAAAATAACAATGCTGAAGAAGAGGAAGAAAAAGAGGAAGCGCCTAAAACAGAAGAGGTTGTTGTAACAGCTTGGTATGCTTTAAATATTCCAGTAAGTCACGGTCCTTCAGATTTTTGGGGATTACCAGGTCTTATTCTAGAAGCATCTTATGGAAATACGGTTGTTTTATGTACTAAAATAGTAATCAACCCTAAAGATAAAATTGAGCTTAAAGAACCAACAAAAGGTAAAGAAGTTACTCAAGCAGAATACGACGAAATTATTGCTGAAAAAATGAAAGAAATGCAAGAGCGTTTTAGAAATGAACGTCAAAAAGGTGGGCAACCAGGCGGTAGAAGAAGAGGTTAA
- the groL gene encoding chaperonin GroEL (60 kDa chaperone family; promotes refolding of misfolded polypeptides especially under stressful conditions; forms two stacked rings of heptamers to form a barrel-shaped 14mer; ends can be capped by GroES; misfolded proteins enter the barrel where they are refolded when GroES binds), whose product MAKEIIFDIEARDGLKRGVDALANAVKVTLGPKGRNVVIGKSFGGPSITKDGVSVAKEIELEDPLENMGAQMVKEVASKTNDLAGDGTTTATVLAQAIVKEGLKNVAAGANPLDLKRGIDKAVEAIVGNLREQSQEVGNKSEKIKQVASISANNDETIGDLIAQAFEKVGKEGVITVEEAKGTATYVDIVEGMQFDRGYLSPYFVTNADKMLTDLENPYILLFDKKITNLKDLLPILEPVAQSGKPLLIIAEDVEGEALATLVMNKLRGALKIAAVKAPGFGDRRKAMLEDVAILTGGTVISEERGLTLEKTTLEMLGSAERVTIDKDNTTIVNGAGEADSIKARVSQIKAQIETTTSDYDKEKLQERLAKLAGGVAVLYVGAASEVEMKEKKDRVDDALHATRAAVEEGIVAGGGVALVRTIEILKSITTDSLDEVTGIKILARAIEEPLRQIVENAGGEGSVVVAKVAEGKGDFGYNAKTEEYTEMLKAGIIDPTKVTRIALENAASVAGMILTTACTLVDIKEDAPAGGGMPPMGGGMPGMM is encoded by the coding sequence ATGGCAAAAGAAATAATTTTTGATATTGAAGCACGTGACGGATTAAAACGTGGTGTAGATGCTTTAGCAAATGCTGTTAAAGTAACTTTAGGACCTAAAGGAAGAAATGTAGTAATTGGTAAATCTTTTGGAGGCCCATCAATAACAAAAGATGGAGTATCTGTAGCAAAAGAAATAGAATTAGAAGACCCACTTGAAAATATGGGTGCTCAAATGGTAAAAGAAGTCGCTTCAAAAACCAACGATTTAGCTGGTGATGGAACTACAACTGCAACTGTATTAGCACAAGCAATTGTAAAAGAAGGCTTAAAAAATGTTGCTGCAGGTGCAAACCCATTAGATTTAAAACGTGGAATAGACAAAGCAGTTGAAGCTATTGTTGGAAACTTAAGAGAACAATCTCAAGAAGTTGGTAACAAATCAGAAAAAATAAAACAAGTTGCATCTATTTCTGCTAACAACGATGAAACCATTGGAGATTTAATTGCGCAAGCTTTTGAAAAAGTTGGAAAAGAAGGTGTAATTACTGTTGAAGAAGCAAAAGGAACTGCTACCTATGTAGATATTGTTGAAGGTATGCAATTTGATAGAGGTTACCTATCTCCTTACTTTGTAACCAATGCAGATAAAATGTTAACAGATTTAGAAAATCCTTACATTTTATTATTCGATAAAAAAATAACAAATCTTAAAGATTTATTACCAATTTTAGAACCAGTTGCGCAAAGTGGAAAACCACTATTAATTATTGCTGAAGATGTTGAAGGTGAAGCCTTAGCTACATTAGTAATGAATAAATTACGTGGAGCACTTAAAATTGCTGCTGTAAAAGCACCTGGATTTGGAGACAGAAGAAAAGCAATGTTAGAAGATGTTGCTATTTTAACAGGTGGTACAGTAATTTCTGAAGAAAGAGGATTAACTCTAGAAAAAACAACTTTAGAAATGCTAGGTTCTGCCGAAAGAGTTACTATAGACAAAGACAATACAACTATTGTAAATGGTGCTGGTGAAGCAGATTCAATTAAAGCGCGTGTTTCTCAAATTAAAGCACAAATTGAAACTACAACTTCAGACTACGATAAAGAAAAATTACAAGAACGCTTGGCTAAATTAGCTGGCGGTGTTGCAGTTTTATATGTGGGTGCTGCAAGTGAAGTTGAAATGAAAGAGAAAAAAGATAGAGTTGATGATGCATTACACGCAACACGTGCCGCTGTTGAAGAAGGAATTGTTGCAGGTGGTGGTGTTGCTTTAGTTAGAACTATTGAAATCTTAAAATCTATTACCACAGATAGTTTAGATGAAGTAACTGGTATTAAAATTTTAGCTCGTGCTATTGAAGAACCACTACGCCAAATTGTTGAAAATGCTGGTGGTGAAGGCTCTGTAGTTGTTGCTAAAGTAGCTGAAGGTAAAGGAGATTTTGGTTACAATGCCAAAACTGAAGAATATACCGAAATGCTAAAAGCTGGAATTATTGACCCTACAAAAGTAACTCGTATTGCTTTAGAAAATGCAGCTTCTGTTGCTGGTATGATTTTAACAACAGCTTGTACTTTAGTTGATATTAAAGAAGATGCACCTGCTGGTGGTGGAATGCCTCCAATGGGTGGTGGAATGCCAGGAATGATGTAA
- a CDS encoding response regulator transcription factor, protein MSKSIKILLAEDEPSLGQIIKESLETRNFEVLLCADGEEAYTTYKSEKPLLLVLDIMMPKKDGFTLAEEIRKEDQDIPIIFLTAKSLTEDVVKGFNIGGNDYLKKPFSMEELIVRINALLKRSKNTNSTDPIQLGKFIFDLKKQTLQLDTHIENLTHREAHLLHHLALNKNQILDRSTILKKLWGDDDFFNARSMDVFITKLRKKLKLDPSIQIINVRGYGYKLIY, encoded by the coding sequence ATGTCTAAATCGATAAAAATACTATTAGCTGAAGACGAACCTTCTTTAGGGCAAATTATTAAAGAAAGTTTAGAAACTAGAAATTTTGAAGTGCTGCTATGTGCAGACGGTGAAGAAGCTTACACTACTTATAAATCTGAAAAACCACTATTATTAGTTTTGGATATTATGATGCCAAAAAAAGATGGTTTTACACTTGCTGAAGAAATACGAAAAGAAGATCAAGATATTCCTATTATTTTTTTAACAGCTAAATCTTTAACCGAAGATGTAGTTAAAGGCTTTAATATTGGTGGTAACGATTATTTAAAGAAGCCTTTTAGTATGGAAGAGCTTATTGTTAGAATTAATGCACTTTTAAAACGAAGTAAAAACACTAACAGTACAGACCCAATTCAGCTTGGAAAATTTATTTTTGATTTAAAAAAACAAACCTTACAACTCGACACACATATAGAAAACTTAACCCATAGAGAAGCACATTTACTACACCATTTAGCTCTAAATAAAAATCAAATTTTAGATCGCTCAACTATTTTAAAAAAATTATGGGGAGACGATGATTTTTTTAATGCTAGAAGTATGGATGTTTTTATAACTAAACTTCGAAAAAAATTAAAACTAGACCCTTCAATACAAATTATTAATGTTAGAGGTTACGGCTATAAATTAATTTATTAA
- a CDS encoding hemerythrin domain-containing protein, whose protein sequence is MAIKRHQSLQEFSKDHHQALLLCWKIKVGLSKKVEVDRIKTYVNWFYETHILEHFQLEERYMFPVLGGEHPLIIQALEEHNLIIALFINTTEIENSLTRLHVKLKEHVRFEERILFNEIQAVATKEQLEDIEKFHNETKFVDNLNDVFWK, encoded by the coding sequence ATGGCAATTAAAAGGCATCAATCTTTACAAGAGTTTTCTAAAGATCACCATCAAGCGTTATTGCTTTGTTGGAAAATTAAAGTTGGACTTTCTAAAAAAGTTGAAGTAGATAGAATTAAAACGTATGTTAATTGGTTTTATGAGACTCATATTTTAGAGCATTTTCAGTTAGAAGAACGCTATATGTTTCCAGTTTTGGGAGGTGAGCATCCCTTAATAATTCAGGCGTTAGAAGAACATAACTTAATAATAGCACTTTTTATCAATACTACAGAAATAGAAAATTCTTTAACTAGATTACACGTAAAGTTAAAAGAACACGTTCGTTTTGAAGAACGTATTTTGTTTAATGAAATTCAAGCTGTCGCTACAAAAGAACAATTAGAAGATATAGAAAAATTTCATAACGAAACTAAATTCGTTGATAATTTAAATGATGTATTTTGGAAGTAA
- a CDS encoding LptE family protein gives MKKVNLLILFLSLVTYQSCGIYSFTGTNISPDVKTVQIDYFPNEAILVEPSLSQVFTTELRDLFDTQTNLTSVNSGGDLQFEGEITGYKINPMTATAEQTAAQNRLTITVNVRFFNNKNEDDNFEKSFSHYYDYGGDVQLIGSALDDAFDEIIERIAQDIFNASVAKW, from the coding sequence ATGAAAAAAGTTAACTTACTAATACTATTTCTTTCACTAGTTACATATCAAAGTTGTGGTATTTATTCTTTTACAGGAACAAATATAAGTCCTGATGTAAAAACAGTACAAATAGATTATTTCCCAAATGAAGCTATTTTGGTAGAACCAAGTTTAAGTCAGGTATTTACTACAGAACTTAGAGATTTATTTGATACGCAAACAAATTTAACATCGGTAAATTCTGGTGGAGATTTGCAGTTTGAAGGTGAAATTACTGGGTATAAAATAAACCCAATGACAGCTACTGCAGAACAAACAGCTGCACAAAACAGGCTAACAATTACAGTAAATGTTCGTTTCTTTAATAATAAAAACGAAGACGATAATTTTGAAAAAAGCTTCTCTCATTATTACGATTATGGAGGCGACGTTCAATTAATTGGTAGCGCTTTAGACGATGCTTTTGATGAAATTATTGAACGTATTGCACAAGATATTTTTAATGCTTCGGTAGCAAAATGGTAA
- a CDS encoding co-chaperone GroES, producing the protein MSKINIKPLADRVLIEPLPAETTTASGLIIPDSAKEKQQKGTVLAVGNGTKDEPMTVKVGDTVLYGKYAGTELVLEGSEYLIMRESDILAIV; encoded by the coding sequence ATGAGTAAAATTAACATCAAACCATTAGCGGATAGAGTTTTAATAGAGCCTCTACCTGCAGAGACTACAACAGCTTCAGGTTTAATTATTCCAGATTCGGCAAAAGAAAAGCAACAAAAAGGAACTGTTTTAGCAGTTGGTAACGGTACAAAAGACGAACCAATGACTGTAAAAGTTGGTGATACTGTTTTGTATGGTAAATATGCTGGTACTGAACTTGTTTTAGAAGGAAGTGAATATCTAATAATGAGAGAAAGCGATATTTTAGCAATTGTTTAA
- a CDS encoding adenine phosphoribosyltransferase — protein sequence MSTERIATIEDCRKLLKKEIKTFPDWPEKGVNFKDVQSILYKPELAVLTSHYLQELLPKQNTDYLFNKILCFDARGFLFGFDLAKAAKTPMILARKPGKLPGEVITQTFEKEYGLDEIQVQKGLINPGDKVLIHDDLLATGGTARAAAEIILKCGAEIAGFNFIMDLSFLPGRKVLQKYVDDSKINALLTF from the coding sequence ATGAGTACAGAACGCATAGCAACAATTGAAGATTGTAGAAAATTATTAAAAAAAGAAATTAAAACGTTTCCAGATTGGCCAGAGAAAGGTGTAAATTTTAAAGATGTACAAAGTATTTTATACAAACCAGAATTAGCTGTACTTACATCGCATTACCTACAAGAATTGTTGCCAAAACAAAATACTGATTACTTATTCAATAAAATTTTATGTTTTGATGCTAGAGGTTTTTTATTTGGATTTGATTTAGCAAAAGCTGCTAAAACACCTATGATTTTAGCTAGAAAACCAGGAAAACTACCTGGTGAGGTTATTACTCAAACCTTTGAAAAAGAATATGGCTTAGATGAAATTCAAGTACAAAAAGGCTTAATTAATCCAGGTGATAAAGTGTTGATACACGACGATTTATTAGCAACTGGAGGAACCGCACGCGCTGCCGCCGAAATAATTTTAAAATGTGGTGCTGAAATTGCTGGCTTTAATTTTATTATGGATTTATCTTTTTTACCTGGAAGGAAAGTACTTCAAAAATATGTGGATGATAGCAAGATAAATGCGCTGTTAACTTTTTAG